From a region of the Janthinobacterium sp. 61 genome:
- a CDS encoding ABC transporter ATP-binding protein, translating to MTTELSVPATTIPLTSLPEHWLAEVESNLSPGENVLSSVEVDLDARLRFTKGIIVVTEKRLLARSPGDTAWKSWSFRPGLRLTHHDHAGVGHLELFDDHGRLASWRFTLGQNLHAIRVLEQFVERLDSHLTGQPVLEAEQEVCPSCKAPLEPEQEECPICAKVLYTPPSTWTLFRLWRFAHPYRGQLALGFMLMLLSTAAHMIPPYLTAPLMDNVLIPYQNGKHIDPWLVVYYMSGLLGSALLAWLLGWGKTYVLALVSERMGADLRSATYEHLMKLSLEFFGGKRTGDLMSRIGSGSDRICVFLSLHLLDFASDVLMIIMTGVILWSMNPWLAIMTLAPLPFIAWMIHLVRDRLRTGFEKIDRVWSEVTNVLADTIPGIRVVKAFAQEKREAARFRDANAHNLAVNDKLNKVWSLFSPTVSFLTEMGLLVIWCFGIWQLSRGEITVGVLTAFIAYSTRFYGRLDSMSRIVSVTQKSASAAKRIFDILDHVSSVPEPAQPVKLDKIEGRIDLREVGFRYGNRAVNRGITLNIKAGEMIGLVGHSGSGKSTLVNLICRFYDVSEGAILLDGVDIRSFAVSDYRRNIGLVLQEPFLFFGTIAENIAYGKPHASRQDIIAAARAAHAHEFILRLPQGYDSMVGERGQGLSGGERQRISIARALLIDPRILIMDEATSSVDSETEKEIQKALDNLVQGRTTIAIAHRLSTLHRADRLVVLDRGQVVEVGSHDELMAKEGAYFRLYEAQARNNELALDDKE from the coding sequence ATGACAACTGAACTGAGTGTTCCTGCAACAACTATTCCCCTCACCTCGCTGCCGGAACACTGGCTGGCGGAGGTGGAGAGCAACCTTTCTCCAGGGGAGAACGTTTTAAGTAGCGTTGAGGTTGACCTCGATGCGCGATTACGTTTCACAAAAGGCATAATTGTTGTCACCGAGAAGCGTTTGCTGGCCCGTTCACCGGGCGATACCGCCTGGAAAAGCTGGTCTTTCCGCCCTGGATTGCGCCTGACGCACCACGACCACGCCGGTGTCGGGCACCTGGAATTGTTCGACGACCACGGCCGCCTGGCCTCGTGGCGCTTCACTTTGGGACAGAACCTGCACGCGATCCGCGTGCTGGAACAGTTCGTCGAGCGCCTCGACAGCCACCTGACGGGCCAGCCCGTGCTGGAAGCGGAGCAGGAAGTGTGTCCCAGCTGCAAGGCGCCTCTGGAGCCCGAGCAGGAAGAATGCCCGATCTGCGCCAAGGTGCTGTACACGCCGCCATCGACCTGGACCCTGTTCCGTCTGTGGCGCTTTGCCCATCCCTACCGTGGCCAGCTGGCCCTGGGCTTCATGCTGATGTTGCTGAGCACTGCCGCGCACATGATTCCGCCTTACCTGACGGCGCCGCTGATGGACAATGTGCTGATCCCGTATCAAAACGGCAAGCATATCGACCCGTGGCTGGTGGTGTACTACATGAGCGGCTTGCTGGGCTCGGCCCTGCTGGCCTGGCTGCTGGGCTGGGGCAAGACTTATGTGCTGGCCCTGGTGTCCGAACGCATGGGCGCTGACTTGCGCTCGGCCACGTATGAACACCTGATGAAACTGTCGCTGGAATTTTTCGGCGGCAAGCGCACGGGCGACCTGATGTCGCGCATCGGCAGCGGCAGCGACCGCATTTGCGTCTTCCTCTCGCTGCATTTGCTCGATTTCGCCTCCGACGTGCTGATGATCATCATGACGGGTGTCATTTTGTGGTCGATGAACCCCTGGCTGGCCATCATGACCCTGGCGCCCTTGCCCTTCATCGCCTGGATGATCCACCTGGTGCGCGACCGCTTGCGCACGGGCTTTGAAAAGATCGACCGCGTGTGGAGCGAAGTGACCAACGTGCTGGCCGATACGATACCGGGCATCCGCGTTGTCAAGGCGTTTGCGCAGGAAAAACGCGAAGCGGCACGCTTCCGCGACGCCAACGCGCACAACCTGGCTGTCAACGATAAATTGAACAAGGTCTGGTCGCTGTTCTCGCCCACCGTGTCCTTCCTGACGGAGATGGGCTTGCTGGTCATCTGGTGCTTCGGCATCTGGCAATTGTCGCGCGGCGAAATCACCGTCGGCGTGCTGACCGCCTTCATCGCCTACAGCACGCGCTTCTATGGCCGCCTCGATTCCATGAGCCGCATCGTCTCCGTGACGCAGAAATCGGCGTCCGCCGCCAAGCGCATCTTCGACATCCTCGACCACGTGTCGAGCGTGCCGGAACCGGCGCAACCGGTGAAACTGGATAAGATCGAAGGCAGGATTGATTTGCGCGAAGTCGGTTTCCGCTACGGCAACCGTGCCGTCAACCGCGGCATCACCCTGAACATTAAGGCGGGCGAGATGATCGGCCTGGTGGGCCACAGCGGTTCGGGCAAGAGTACCCTGGTCAATCTGATCTGCCGCTTCTATGACGTGTCGGAAGGCGCGATTTTGCTCGACGGCGTCGATATCCGTTCGTTCGCCGTGTCCGACTACCGCCGCAATATCGGCCTGGTGCTGCAGGAACCATTTCTGTTCTTCGGCACCATCGCGGAAAATATCGCCTACGGCAAGCCGCACGCGTCGCGCCAGGACATCATTGCCGCAGCGCGCGCCGCGCATGCCCACGAATTCATCCTGCGCCTGCCGCAAGGCTACGATTCGATGGTGGGCGAACGTGGCCAGGGCCTGTCCGGCGGCGAGCGCCAGCGCATTTCGATCGCTCGCGCCCTGCTGATCGACCCGCGCATCCTGATCATGGATGAAGCGACATCGTCGGTCGATTCGGAAACGGAAAAAGAAATCCAGAAAGCGCTGGACAACCTGGTGCAGGGCCGCACGACGATCGCCATCGCCCACCGTCTGTCGACCCTGCACCGGGCCGACCGCCTGGTGGTGCTGGACCGCGGTCAGGTCGTCGAAGTGGGCAGTCACGATGAACTGATGGCGAAAGAGGGCGCCTATTTCCGCCTCTACGAAGCACAGGCGCGCAACAACGAACTCGCCCTGGATGACAAGGAATAA
- the map gene encoding type I methionyl aminopeptidase, whose protein sequence is MRYSTQLEHGKKIPLHDEEGFIGMRAAGRIAADTLDYITPFVKPGVSTAKLDALCEEFMRAAGAIPGTIDYHGYKHASCISVNHVVTHGIPSETKILKVGDILNIDVTPKFQGWFGDTSRTFKVGAVSILANRLVNTAYEAMMAGIHTVRPGATLGDVGAAIEAVAKAQGFSSVRDFCGHGVGQVFHDTPQVLHYGRAGTGIVLEPGMIFTIEPMLNVGSYQVKVLPDKWTTVTKDRSLSAQFEHSLAVTETGFEIFTLTGLTDPLV, encoded by the coding sequence ATGCGCTATTCCACCCAGCTTGAACACGGCAAGAAAATCCCCCTGCATGACGAAGAAGGTTTCATCGGCATGCGCGCGGCCGGCCGCATCGCCGCCGACACGCTCGACTACATTACGCCGTTCGTCAAACCTGGCGTGTCGACGGCCAAGCTTGACGCCCTGTGCGAAGAATTCATGCGCGCCGCCGGCGCCATCCCCGGCACCATCGATTACCACGGCTACAAGCACGCCAGCTGCATCTCCGTCAATCACGTGGTCACGCACGGCATCCCGTCGGAAACGAAAATCCTGAAAGTGGGCGACATCCTCAATATCGACGTAACGCCGAAGTTCCAGGGCTGGTTTGGCGATACCAGCCGCACCTTCAAGGTCGGCGCCGTCTCCATCCTGGCCAACCGCCTCGTCAACACGGCGTATGAAGCCATGATGGCCGGCATCCACACCGTGCGCCCTGGTGCGACCTTGGGCGACGTGGGCGCCGCCATCGAGGCGGTGGCCAAGGCGCAGGGCTTTTCCTCCGTGCGCGACTTCTGCGGCCATGGCGTAGGCCAGGTCTTCCACGACACGCCGCAGGTGCTGCACTATGGCCGCGCCGGCACGGGCATCGTGCTCGAACCGGGCATGATCTTTACCATCGAGCCGATGCTTAACGTGGGCAGCTACCAGGTCAAGGTCTTGCCGGACAAATGGACGACGGTGACGAAAGACCGTTCGTTGTCGGCGCAGTTCGAGCACTCGCTGGCCGTGACGGAAACGGGCTTTGAAATCTTCACCCTGACCGGTTTGACCGACCCGCTGGTGTAG
- a CDS encoding TetR/AcrR family transcriptional regulator, which translates to MVRLAKFNENNFIDSAIAVAAQCGVGAVSMAAIAVKAGAPIGSVYHRFDSRNAILARAWLRVKSDFREEVASRWLGGDTWAGVHGLLDWCRRKPVYARFLLQCADSPDFNGGLSEELAAAVEEEQAALDACFVRCAEAMPATTELDLDHMLLKFVLIDAPVAVVKPYLTQERPIPASVDAMLRASHDAVRGWASHTTSH; encoded by the coding sequence ATGGTCAGACTTGCAAAATTCAACGAAAACAACTTTATCGACAGCGCGATTGCCGTCGCCGCCCAGTGCGGCGTGGGCGCCGTGTCGATGGCCGCCATCGCCGTCAAGGCCGGCGCGCCCATCGGCTCTGTGTATCACCGCTTCGACTCGCGCAACGCCATCCTGGCGCGCGCCTGGCTGCGCGTGAAAAGCGATTTCCGCGAGGAAGTGGCCAGCCGCTGGCTCGGCGGCGACACCTGGGCCGGCGTGCATGGCTTGCTGGACTGGTGCCGGCGCAAGCCCGTGTATGCGCGCTTCCTGCTGCAATGCGCGGACAGTCCCGATTTCAACGGTGGCCTCAGCGAGGAGCTGGCCGCCGCCGTCGAGGAAGAGCAGGCTGCGCTCGACGCCTGCTTTGTCCGCTGCGCCGAAGCCATGCCCGCCACCACGGAGCTGGACCTGGACCATATGCTGCTCAAGTTCGTGCTGATCGACGCCCCCGTGGCCGTCGTCAAGCCTTACCTGACCCAGGAGCGGCCGATACCGGCCAGCGTCGACGCCATGCTGCGCGCCTCGCACGATGCCGTGCGCGGCTGGGCCTCACACACCACATCACACTAA
- a CDS encoding DUF1854 domain-containing protein, whose product MASTTFTLSRDTFGKLVMTDADGQVFEGVAPVRAFPIQSPDEGISLVLGNGKEVAWIDRLDDLPEPARSLLQEELEGREFMPEIARVKSVSSFATPCTWHVDTDRGETQFVLKGEEDIRRIGATSLLIADNHGIHFLIRDMFNIDKTTRKILDRFL is encoded by the coding sequence ATGGCCAGTACAACTTTTACATTAAGCCGCGACACTTTCGGCAAGCTGGTGATGACGGACGCGGACGGCCAGGTCTTTGAAGGCGTGGCGCCCGTGCGCGCCTTCCCCATCCAGTCGCCCGACGAAGGCATTTCGCTGGTGCTGGGCAATGGCAAGGAAGTGGCGTGGATCGATCGCCTCGACGACTTGCCCGAGCCGGCGCGCAGCCTGCTGCAGGAGGAGCTGGAAGGGCGCGAATTCATGCCCGAGATCGCGCGCGTGAAAAGCGTCAGCAGCTTCGCCACGCCGTGCACCTGGCATGTCGATACGGACCGGGGCGAGACGCAGTTCGTGCTCAAGGGGGAGGAAGACATCCGCCGCATCGGCGCCACGTCGCTGCTGATCGCCGACAACCACGGCATCCACTTTTTGATACGCGACATGTTCAATATCGACAAGACGACGCGGAAGATACTCGACCGCTTCCTGTAA
- a CDS encoding tetratricopeptide repeat protein, translated as MNPSTETATDTQGSEDMPQASATAVTAPAPTRLDKEEIPTVLGKLRTLVQDKTRFEPQDITPLSEEDVLQDFSLQANYALEARFEQRVINGYFTPSGNDCHCASHEVGALAHAQEKERLRRAAAKLDNALRQAGHAYNGVEAGVYLPHAVKYWHLDTCSNCHGKGRISCHTCHGLTTETCWSCHGGRTVSCDGYGCYGSGKVSCSYCSGSGTVSEQVTDYVTVQVPTTTYSNGSSHTSYHSETRTQYRTEHRNCYHCSYGKVTCNSCHGSGNINCGTCRASGSVTCRTCSGVGDLRCNPCDGSAKVGKAAWVDVHVAPGYSVSLPKQAPDDARRIRDKESVHSLAAIASSMALAKVSIYNEDQPQEVDALYGGKLRIVRLDASCNAEKHHLVAYGTDLRWLTLDDIVEKLLRGDLKALSDALAGSADDGLFSAHVQGLLTPLRDVAASELNADVIESVLSGDADHAHVDVVSAEYAQNVRTCVLGALRQVYTRLAKQFWWKSALVALAAAIATWYFAGRGAAAVAGLLVTGAGYWLFNRKVKNVLSEALGGQQQAERAMGIAGKGRRNQLAQVLILAPASLAVLAASYGLPVRVRPAPPPQQAAMASAPVAPHAPAAVPQDASSAKAVKLYENGDKVQALAMLDSLVGKGDAGAYGLYGWMLLMGEGKPGPVTAPTAQQREARQVAAKPLIGKGLVKNDSYALTAKGVMLAEGWQEARNMARGLDLLKQAANKGNAQAMHLLGLYNVRGYQIPVNHKEARKWFTLAADKGSAGDIYNLGLMDWEGAGLKRPDRASAMQRWKIAAAMGEERAIKAVAQGQP; from the coding sequence ATGAACCCCAGCACCGAGACGGCCACCGATACCCAAGGCAGCGAGGACATGCCCCAGGCATCAGCAACGGCCGTGACGGCGCCAGCGCCCACCCGCCTGGACAAGGAGGAGATTCCCACCGTCCTGGGCAAGCTGCGCACCCTGGTGCAGGACAAGACGCGTTTCGAGCCGCAGGACATCACCCCCTTGAGCGAGGAAGATGTGCTGCAGGATTTTTCCTTGCAAGCGAACTACGCGCTCGAAGCGCGCTTCGAGCAGCGCGTCATCAATGGCTATTTCACTCCATCGGGCAATGACTGCCACTGTGCTTCCCACGAGGTGGGAGCACTCGCCCACGCGCAGGAAAAGGAACGCCTGCGCCGCGCGGCGGCAAAGCTCGACAATGCCTTGCGCCAGGCGGGCCATGCCTACAATGGCGTCGAGGCGGGCGTCTACCTGCCGCATGCCGTCAAGTACTGGCACCTGGACACCTGCAGCAACTGCCATGGAAAAGGCCGCATCAGCTGCCATACCTGCCACGGTTTGACCACGGAAACCTGCTGGAGCTGCCACGGCGGGCGCACCGTCAGCTGTGACGGCTATGGCTGCTACGGCAGCGGCAAGGTGTCTTGCTCGTATTGCAGCGGCAGCGGCACCGTTTCCGAGCAAGTCACCGATTACGTGACGGTGCAAGTGCCCACTACCACCTACAGCAACGGCAGCTCGCACACCAGCTACCACAGCGAAACGCGCACGCAATACCGCACCGAGCATCGCAATTGCTATCATTGCAGCTACGGCAAGGTCACGTGCAATAGCTGCCACGGTTCCGGCAACATCAATTGCGGCACCTGCCGCGCCAGCGGCAGCGTGACTTGCCGTACCTGCAGCGGCGTGGGCGACTTGCGCTGCAATCCCTGCGACGGTTCCGCCAAGGTGGGCAAGGCGGCCTGGGTCGACGTGCACGTGGCGCCCGGCTACAGCGTCAGCCTGCCCAAGCAGGCCCCCGACGATGCGCGCCGCATCCGCGACAAGGAGAGCGTGCACTCACTGGCGGCCATTGCCAGCAGCATGGCCCTGGCGAAAGTGAGCATTTACAACGAAGACCAGCCGCAGGAAGTCGACGCACTGTACGGGGGCAAGCTGCGCATCGTGCGCCTGGATGCATCTTGCAACGCAGAAAAACATCACCTGGTGGCGTATGGCACGGACTTGCGCTGGCTGACGCTGGACGACATCGTGGAAAAGTTGCTGCGCGGCGACCTCAAGGCCCTCAGCGACGCGCTGGCCGGCAGCGCCGACGACGGCCTGTTCTCGGCCCACGTGCAAGGGCTATTGACGCCACTGCGCGACGTGGCCGCCTCGGAACTGAATGCGGATGTGATCGAGTCTGTCCTCAGCGGCGACGCGGACCACGCGCACGTCGATGTCGTCTCCGCCGAGTACGCGCAGAATGTGCGCACCTGCGTGCTGGGCGCCCTGCGCCAGGTCTACACGCGCCTGGCGAAGCAGTTCTGGTGGAAAAGCGCGCTGGTCGCCTTGGCCGCCGCCATCGCCACCTGGTACTTCGCCGGGCGCGGTGCCGCCGCCGTCGCAGGCTTGCTCGTCACGGGCGCCGGCTACTGGCTGTTCAACCGCAAGGTAAAAAACGTACTGAGCGAAGCGCTGGGCGGCCAGCAGCAAGCCGAACGCGCCATGGGCATCGCCGGCAAGGGCCGCCGCAACCAGCTGGCGCAAGTGCTGATCCTCGCCCCCGCCAGCCTGGCCGTGCTGGCCGCCAGCTATGGCTTGCCCGTGCGCGTGCGCCCCGCTCCGCCGCCGCAGCAGGCGGCCATGGCGTCGGCGCCCGTCGCACCCCATGCGCCGGCCGCCGTGCCGCAGGACGCAAGCAGCGCCAAGGCCGTCAAGCTGTATGAAAATGGCGACAAGGTGCAGGCGCTGGCCATGCTGGATAGCCTGGTCGGCAAGGGCGATGCGGGCGCGTATGGTTTATATGGCTGGATGCTGCTGATGGGCGAAGGCAAGCCCGGCCCCGTTACAGCGCCAACGGCGCAGCAACGCGAAGCGCGGCAGGTAGCCGCCAAGCCCCTGATCGGCAAGGGCCTGGTGAAGAACGACAGCTATGCGCTGACGGCGAAAGGCGTGATGCTGGCCGAAGGCTGGCAGGAAGCGCGCAACATGGCGCGCGGGCTGGACCTGCTGAAACAGGCCGCGAACAAGGGCAATGCGCAAGCCATGCATTTGCTGGGCCTGTACAACGTGCGCGGCTACCAGATTCCCGTCAACCACAAGGAAGCGCGCAAATGGTTCACCCTGGCCGCCGACAAGGGCAGCGCGGGCGATATCTACAATCTTGGCCTGATGGACTGGGAAGGCGCGGGCTTGAAACGCCCCGACCGCGCCAGCGCCATGCAGCGCTGGAAGATCGCCGCCGCCATGGGCGAGGAGCGCGCGATCAAGGCGGTAGCCCAGGGACAGCCTTAA
- a CDS encoding AMP nucleosidase: protein MLTPPFIASSRFDDPRLALEQVQAIYRSSIEHLRDALQRFVAGEDMHERVRACYPFVRIQTDTVARADSPLAYGFVAGPGVFETTLTRPDLFGDYYLDQFTLLLKNHNSGQKVHLEVGVSAQPIPVHFSFAEHDHIEGNMDAGRRLAMRDLFDLPDLSAMDDGIANGTHEPAHGEAQPLALFTGPRVDYSLQRLRHYSGTSPQHFQNFVLFTNYQFYIDEFIRLGHAMMDRAPDAQAPSDDDGYIAFVEPGNVVTRRVGQTVESEDALGAAPPRLPQMPAYHLLRADGSGITMVNIGVGPANAKTITDHIAVLRPHAWLMLGHCAGLRTTQSLGDYVLAHAYVREDHVLDEDLPLWVPIPPLAEIQQALQTAVAEITQLTGHDLKHIMRTGTVASTDNRNWELLPQRTPERRFSQSRAIALDMESATIAANGFRFRVPYGTLLCVSDKPLHGEIKLPGMANHFYRERVDQHLRIGIRAVELLRRQGVDRLHSRKLRSFAEVAFQ from the coding sequence TTGCTTACGCCCCCCTTCATCGCCTCCTCACGCTTCGACGATCCACGCCTGGCATTGGAACAAGTGCAAGCCATTTACCGCAGCAGCATCGAACACTTGCGCGATGCGCTGCAGCGTTTTGTCGCCGGCGAAGACATGCACGAGCGCGTGCGCGCCTGCTACCCCTTCGTGCGCATCCAGACGGACACCGTGGCGCGCGCCGACTCGCCGCTGGCTTACGGCTTTGTCGCCGGTCCCGGCGTGTTTGAAACCACGCTGACGCGCCCCGACCTGTTCGGCGACTATTACCTCGACCAGTTCACCCTGCTGCTGAAAAATCATAACAGCGGCCAGAAGGTGCACCTGGAAGTGGGCGTGAGCGCCCAGCCGATCCCCGTGCACTTCTCGTTCGCCGAGCATGACCATATCGAAGGCAATATGGATGCGGGCCGCCGCCTGGCCATGCGCGACCTGTTCGACCTGCCCGACCTGTCGGCCATGGACGACGGCATCGCCAACGGCACGCACGAACCGGCGCATGGCGAAGCGCAGCCGCTGGCCCTGTTCACGGGTCCGCGCGTCGATTACTCGCTGCAGCGCCTGCGCCACTACAGCGGCACCTCGCCGCAGCATTTCCAGAACTTCGTCCTGTTTACCAATTACCAGTTCTACATCGACGAATTCATCCGCCTGGGGCACGCCATGATGGACCGTGCGCCCGACGCGCAAGCGCCGTCGGACGACGACGGCTACATCGCCTTTGTCGAACCGGGCAACGTGGTCACGCGCCGCGTGGGACAGACGGTGGAAAGCGAGGATGCGCTGGGCGCCGCGCCGCCACGTCTGCCGCAGATGCCGGCCTATCATTTGCTGCGCGCCGACGGCAGCGGCATCACCATGGTCAATATCGGCGTGGGACCGGCCAATGCCAAGACCATCACCGACCACATCGCCGTGCTGCGCCCGCACGCCTGGCTGATGCTGGGCCATTGCGCGGGCTTGCGCACCACGCAAAGCCTGGGCGACTACGTGCTGGCGCATGCCTATGTGCGCGAAGACCATGTGCTCGACGAAGACTTGCCGCTGTGGGTGCCGATACCGCCGCTCGCGGAGATCCAGCAGGCGCTGCAAACGGCCGTGGCGGAAATCACCCAGCTGACGGGTCATGACTTGAAACACATCATGCGCACGGGGACCGTGGCCAGCACGGACAATCGCAACTGGGAACTGCTGCCGCAGCGCACGCCGGAGCGCCGTTTCAGCCAGAGCCGCGCCATCGCACTGGACATGGAAAGCGCGACGATTGCCGCCAACGGCTTCCGCTTCCGCGTCCCGTACGGCACCCTGCTGTGCGTCAGCGACAAGCCGCTGCACGGCGAAATCAAGTTGCCCGGCATGGCCAACCACTTCTACCGCGAACGGGTAGACCAGCATTTGCGCATCGGCATCCGCGCCGTGGAACTGCTGCGCCGCCAGGGCGTGGACAGGCTGCACAGCCGCAAACTGCGCAGCTTTGCAGAGGTGGCGTTCCAATAA